One genomic segment of Fusobacterium nucleatum includes these proteins:
- a CDS encoding phosphatase PAP2 family protein — protein sequence MLKLIKLIVGGENFKVDKLLKLKIKYTIFISIFFVIFYKGAEFYTYTVNNVPSYFMDWEKNIPFLPIFMLPYMTSAPFFLVTIFLEKNESSLKLLMKRAIFLTVVSTFIFVIFPMKFYFPKPEIDNQIFKFLFYLLGKLDSSFNQCPSLHVSFAFLSVIVYCREVKSKFLKSFLCIWGFLLAISILFVYQHHFIDFVGGTLMFLITCIIFPRKKG from the coding sequence ATGTTAAAATTAATTAAATTAATTGTGGGAGGAGAAAATTTTAAAGTGGATAAATTATTAAAATTAAAGATTAAATACACAATTTTTATATCAATATTTTTTGTAATATTCTATAAAGGAGCTGAATTTTATACATATACAGTTAACAATGTTCCTTCATATTTTATGGACTGGGAAAAAAACATTCCTTTTTTACCCATATTTATGTTACCTTATATGACATCAGCCCCATTTTTTTTAGTAACTATATTTTTGGAAAAAAATGAAAGTAGTTTAAAATTACTTATGAAAAGAGCAATCTTTTTAACAGTAGTTTCTACTTTTATATTTGTTATATTTCCAATGAAATTTTATTTTCCAAAGCCTGAAATTGATAATCAAATTTTTAAATTTCTTTTTTATCTGTTAGGAAAATTAGATAGTAGTTTTAATCAATGTCCATCATTACATGTAAGTTTTGCCTTTCTTTCTGTTATAGTTTATTGTAGAGAAGTAAAATCTAAATTTTTAAAATCATTTTTATGTATATGGGGATTTTTACTTGCAATTTCAATTTTATTTGTATATCAACATCATTTTATTGATTTTGTAGGAGGAACATTAATGTTTTTAATAACTTGTATAATTTTTCCAAGAAAAAAAGGCTAA
- the asrC gene encoding sulfite reductase subunit C, which produces MIRDLNIKKVMKNAFRITKTKYKTALRVRVPGGLIDPECLMLVSEISSKYGDGKIHITTRQGFEILGIDMEDMPAVNEMAQPLIDKLNINQDEKGKGYPAAGTRNVSACIGNKVCPKAQYNTTEFARRVEKVIFPNDLHFKVALTGCPNDCIKARMHDFGIIGTCLPEYEMDRCVACNACVKKCKKISVEALRMENNKIIRDENKCIGCGECVINCPMSAWTRSPKKYYKLMIMGRTGKKNPRLAEDWLRWVDEDSIVKIIENTYQYVKEYIAKDAPNGKEHIGYIVDRTGFQEFRKWALKDVNLPKETVERQNIYWSGPKYDY; this is translated from the coding sequence ATGATTAGAGATTTGAATATAAAAAAAGTAATGAAAAATGCTTTTAGAATAACTAAAACTAAATATAAAACTGCACTTAGAGTTAGAGTTCCAGGAGGATTAATAGATCCTGAATGTCTAATGTTAGTTTCAGAAATATCTTCAAAATATGGAGATGGAAAAATTCATATAACAACAAGACAAGGTTTTGAAATTCTTGGTATAGATATGGAAGATATGCCTGCAGTTAATGAAATGGCCCAACCTTTAATTGATAAATTAAATATAAATCAAGATGAAAAAGGAAAAGGTTATCCAGCAGCTGGAACAAGAAATGTCTCTGCTTGTATAGGAAATAAAGTTTGTCCTAAGGCTCAATATAATACAACTGAATTTGCTAGAAGAGTTGAAAAAGTAATATTCCCTAATGATTTACACTTTAAAGTAGCTTTGACTGGTTGTCCTAATGACTGTATAAAAGCAAGAATGCATGACTTTGGAATAATTGGAACTTGTCTACCTGAATATGAAATGGATAGATGTGTAGCTTGTAATGCTTGTGTAAAAAAATGTAAAAAAATATCAGTTGAAGCTCTAAGAATGGAAAATAATAAAATTATTAGAGATGAAAATAAATGTATAGGCTGTGGAGAATGTGTCATAAATTGTCCTATGTCAGCTTGGACGAGAAGCCCTAAAAAATATTATAAACTTATGATTATGGGAAGAACTGGAAAGAAAAATCCAAGACTTGCAGAAGATTGGTTAAGATGGGTAGATGAAGATAGTATAGTTAAAATTATTGAAAACACTTATCAATATGTTAAAGAATATATAGCAAAAGATGCTCCTAATGGAAAGGAACATATAGGATATATAGTTGATAGAACAGGTTTTCAAGAATTTAGAAAATGGGCTTTGAAAGATGTAAATTTACCAAAAGAAACTGTTGAAAGACAAAATATTTATTGGTCAGGTCCAAAATATGACTATTAA
- the asrB gene encoding anaerobic sulfite reductase subunit AsrB produces MCNCDNPYIPSPARIIDIIKHTDIEWTFRVNTNTSKTKPGQFYEISLPKFGESPISVSGIGEDYIDFTIRAVGRVTNEIFEYKIGDKLFIRGPYGNGFDLNEYVGKDLVIVVGGSALAPVRGIIQFVYNNPEKVKSFKLIAGFKSPKDVLFAKDLEEWSKKLDVVLTVDGAEEGYKGNIGLVTKYIPELKFNDLSNVSAVVVGPPMMMKFSVAEFLKLNLAEKNIWVSYERNMHCGIGKCGHCKMDATYICLDGPVFDYEFAKNLVD; encoded by the coding sequence ATGTGTAATTGTGATAATCCTTATATACCTAGCCCAGCTAGAATTATTGATATTATAAAACATACAGATATTGAATGGACTTTTAGAGTTAATACTAATACTAGCAAAACAAAACCAGGTCAATTTTATGAAATATCTTTACCTAAATTTGGAGAAAGTCCTATATCAGTTTCAGGAATAGGTGAAGATTATATAGATTTTACTATTCGTGCTGTTGGTAGAGTAACAAATGAAATATTTGAATATAAAATTGGAGATAAACTATTTATTAGAGGTCCCTATGGAAATGGTTTTGACTTAAATGAATATGTAGGTAAAGATTTAGTTATTGTTGTAGGAGGAAGTGCCTTAGCACCAGTTAGAGGAATAATACAATTTGTATATAATAATCCAGAAAAAGTAAAATCTTTTAAATTGATAGCTGGTTTTAAATCTCCAAAAGATGTCTTATTTGCAAAAGATTTAGAAGAATGGAGTAAAAAACTTGATGTAGTTTTAACTGTTGATGGTGCTGAAGAAGGTTATAAAGGAAATATTGGCTTGGTTACAAAGTATATTCCTGAATTAAAATTCAATGACTTATCAAATGTTTCAGCAGTTGTTGTAGGGCCACCTATGATGATGAAATTTTCTGTTGCAGAATTTTTAAAATTAAATTTGGCAGAAAAAAATATATGGGTTTCTTATGAAAGAAATATGCATTGCGGTATAGGAAAATGTGGGCACTGCAAAATGGATGCAACATATATTTGTTTAGATGGACCTGTGTTTGATTATGAATTTGCAAAAAATTTAGTGGATTAG
- the asrA gene encoding anaerobic sulfite reductase subunit AsrA, producing MKLRLSIEEFDRGLEELSKKYLILAPRTFEKRGTYSDTDVVRYAKVNNFSEMNWEDKSHFPAKEALLPVNEVLFYFTEDEYKVAAEDTRERLVFLRACDMNAVKRIDQIYLGNGASNDFFYTRTRKKTKFVVVGCSKTFRNCFCVSMGTNKADNYDAAMNVRGNEIQLEIRDEDLNIFSGREIDFDIDYVTKNEFEVDLPEKVDFMYMQNHKMWDEYDTRCIACGRCNYSCPTCTCFSMQDIHYKENENMGERRRVWASCQVDGYTNIAGGHSFRVKHGQRMRFKTLHKIHDYKKRFGENMCVGCGRCDDMCPQYISISEAYEKVAHAMREKDNEELISEVYEKLVKAMKEKREE from the coding sequence ATGAAACTTAGATTAAGCATTGAGGAGTTTGATAGGGGCTTAGAAGAATTATCAAAAAAATATTTGATACTTGCTCCTAGAACTTTTGAAAAGAGGGGAACATACTCTGACACAGATGTTGTTAGATATGCAAAGGTAAATAATTTTTCTGAGATGAATTGGGAAGATAAATCTCATTTTCCAGCAAAAGAAGCATTATTACCCGTTAATGAAGTTCTATTTTATTTTACAGAAGATGAATATAAGGTTGCAGCAGAAGATACTAGAGAAAGATTAGTATTTTTAAGAGCTTGTGATATGAATGCAGTAAAAAGAATAGACCAAATATATTTAGGTAATGGAGCTAGTAATGATTTTTTCTATACTAGAACTAGAAAGAAAACAAAATTTGTTGTTGTAGGTTGTAGCAAAACTTTTAGAAACTGTTTTTGTGTAAGTATGGGAACAAATAAAGCTGATAACTATGATGCTGCAATGAATGTAAGAGGAAATGAAATTCAACTTGAAATAAGAGATGAAGACTTAAATATTTTTTCTGGAAGAGAGATAGATTTTGACATAGATTATGTGACTAAAAATGAATTTGAAGTTGATTTACCTGAAAAAGTAGATTTCATGTATATGCAAAATCATAAGATGTGGGATGAGTATGACACTAGATGTATAGCTTGTGGTAGATGTAATTATAGTTGTCCTACTTGTACTTGTTTTTCAATGCAAGACATACATTATAAAGAAAATGAAAATATGGGAGAAAGAAGAAGAGTTTGGGCTTCTTGTCAAGTAGATGGTTACACAAATATTGCTGGAGGCCATTCATTTAGAGTAAAACATGGTCAAAGAATGAGATTTAAAACTTTACATAAAATTCATGACTATAAAAAAAGATTTGGTGAAAATATGTGTGTAGGTTGTGGAAGATGTGATGATATGTGTCCACAATATATTTCAATATCTGAGGCTTATGAGAAAGTTGCTCATGCTATGAGAGAAAAAGATAATGAAGAATTAATATCAGAAGTTTATGAAAAACTTGTTAAAGCAATGAAAGAAAAAAGAGAGGAGTAA
- a CDS encoding Crp/Fnr family transcriptional regulator, protein MKTKNSDIEKIEVFEGISKNSINEIKNNSDTIELKKNEALYSDRQILDYVYFLVSGNVSLVKSNENGENKVIFLLNSGAMINEPLMRKNTSGIECWGFEDSKILRISLKTFDKIMSKDYILAKNCMLFMEKRIRRLYRQLKNSTSTNIEKKLAAKLYRLGTLYGIENVEDKFILINLNLTVTYLAKMLGYQRETVSRSIKLLNEKAIILLKDRKFYIDMEKARQFFKK, encoded by the coding sequence ATGAAAACTAAAAATAGTGATATAGAAAAAATTGAAGTTTTTGAGGGAATATCAAAAAATTCTATAAATGAAATTAAAAATAATTCAGATACAATAGAGTTAAAAAAAAATGAAGCATTGTATTCAGATAGACAAATTTTGGATTATGTATATTTTTTAGTTTCAGGAAATGTAAGTCTTGTAAAATCTAATGAGAATGGAGAGAATAAAGTTATTTTTTTATTAAATAGTGGTGCTATGATAAATGAACCATTGATGAGAAAAAATACTTCTGGTATAGAATGTTGGGGATTTGAAGATTCAAAAATTCTTAGAATAAGTTTAAAAACTTTTGATAAGATTATGTCTAAGGATTATATTTTAGCTAAAAACTGTATGTTATTTATGGAAAAAAGAATAAGAAGACTTTATAGACAATTAAAAAATTCAACTTCAACAAATATAGAAAAAAAATTAGCTGCCAAATTATATAGATTAGGAACTTTATATGGAATTGAAAATGTAGAAGACAAATTTATTTTAATAAATTTAAATTTAACAGTAACCTATCTTGCAAAGATGTTAGGTTATCAAAGAGAAACTGTATCAAGAAGTATAAAATTACTAAATGAGAAAGCTATTATTTTATTGAAAGATAGAAAGTTTTATATAGATATGGAAAAAGCAAGACAATTCTTTAAGAAATAA
- a CDS encoding MATE family efflux transporter yields MGEKIKELNPLGYKPVGKLLKSLAIPAIIANLVNALYNVVDQIFIGQGIGYLGNAATNIAFPITTMCLAIGLTLGIGGASNFNLELGKGYPEKSKHTAGTAASTLIIIGIILCITVRIFLEPLMIDFGATNKILEYSMEYTGITSYGIPFLLFSIGVNPLVRADGNAKYSMIAIVIGAILNTILDPLFMFVYNLGIAGAAWATVISQIISALLLLIYFPKFKSVKFSLNDFIPQLHYLKRIISLGFASFIYQFSNMIVLVTTNNLLKIYGKNSIYGSDIPIAVFGIVMKINVIFIAIVLGLVQGAQPIFGFNYGAKNYHRVRETMRLLLKVTFSIATILFIVFQVFPKQIISLFGEGDKLYFEFATKYMRIFLAFISLNSIQVSIATFFPSIGKAIKGAIVSLTKQLIVLFPLLLTLPKFFGVEGVIYATPLTDFIAFTVAIIFLINEFKYMPKE; encoded by the coding sequence ATGGGAGAAAAAATAAAAGAACTCAATCCTTTAGGTTATAAACCTGTAGGAAAATTATTAAAATCATTAGCTATTCCAGCAATTATTGCTAACTTAGTCAATGCACTCTATAATGTTGTAGACCAAATATTTATAGGACAAGGAATAGGATATTTAGGAAATGCTGCAACAAATATTGCCTTTCCAATTACAACTATGTGTCTAGCAATAGGTCTTACTTTGGGAATTGGAGGGGCTTCAAACTTTAATTTAGAATTAGGAAAGGGCTATCCAGAAAAATCAAAACATACAGCTGGGACTGCAGCAAGTACATTAATTATTATAGGAATTATACTTTGTATTACAGTTAGAATTTTTTTAGAACCTTTGATGATTGACTTTGGAGCAACAAATAAAATTTTAGAATACTCAATGGAATATACAGGAATAACATCTTATGGGATACCATTTTTATTGTTTTCAATAGGAGTTAATCCTTTAGTAAGAGCTGATGGAAATGCAAAATATTCTATGATTGCAATAGTTATAGGTGCAATTTTAAATACAATTTTAGACCCACTATTTATGTTTGTATATAATTTGGGAATAGCAGGAGCTGCTTGGGCAACTGTTATAAGTCAAATTATTTCAGCCTTATTATTACTTATATATTTTCCAAAATTTAAATCAGTAAAATTCTCTTTAAATGATTTTATCCCACAATTACATTATTTAAAAAGAATTATTTCATTGGGCTTTGCTTCTTTTATTTATCAATTTTCTAATATGATAGTTTTAGTTACAACTAATAACTTGTTAAAGATTTATGGAAAAAATTCTATATATGGAAGTGATATACCAATAGCAGTTTTTGGAATTGTTATGAAGATAAATGTTATTTTTATTGCAATAGTTTTAGGACTTGTTCAAGGAGCACAACCAATATTTGGCTTTAACTATGGAGCTAAAAATTATCACAGAGTTAGGGAAACTATGAGATTACTTTTAAAAGTTACATTTAGTATAGCGACTATTTTATTTATAGTATTTCAAGTTTTTCCTAAACAAATTATCTCTTTATTTGGAGAAGGAGATAAATTATATTTTGAATTTGCAACAAAATATATGAGAATATTCTTGGCATTTATATCATTAAACTCAATACAAGTATCAATAGCAACATTTTTTCCTTCAATAGGAAAAGCTATAAAGGGAGCTATTGTATCTTTAACAAAGCAATTGATAGTTTTATTTCCATTACTTCTGACATTACCAAAATTTTTTGGTGTTGAAGGAGTAATATATGCAACTCCACTTACAGATTTTATAGCTTTTACTGTTGCAATTATTTTCTTAATAAATGAATTTAAATATATGCCAAAGGAATAA
- the aroC gene encoding chorismate synthase: protein MNTWGNKIRLSIFGESHGKVIGIVIDGLEAGTKLNLENINKFIERRKASKSSFTTSRKEKDEYKILSGYKDGYTTGAPLCVIFENTNTISKDYENLKDLLRPNHADYPAGIKFKGFNDVRGGGHFSGRITLALTFAGAIAMDILEEKGIKIFSHIKKILDLKDKSFLDFKEIDLKKFENLKESFLPFIENDLEDKTKELLEKIKLSGNSVGGEIECACFNLPVGLGSPFFDSLESKISHLAFSVPAIKGISFGIGFDFANILGSEANDLYYLDNNEIKTRTNNNGGILGGLSTGMPLVFSVVIKPTSSISLKQKTVNIKEMKEDILKINGRHDACIVPRVLPVIEAVMALAILDEIL, encoded by the coding sequence ATGAATACTTGGGGTAATAAAATAAGATTATCTATTTTTGGTGAATCTCATGGAAAAGTAATAGGAATAGTTATAGATGGTTTAGAAGCTGGAACAAAATTAAATTTAGAAAATATAAATAAATTTATTGAAAGAAGAAAAGCTAGTAAATCTTCTTTTACTACTTCAAGAAAAGAAAAAGATGAGTATAAAATTTTAAGTGGCTATAAAGATGGCTATACAACTGGTGCTCCTCTTTGTGTGATATTTGAAAATACAAATACCATTTCAAAAGACTATGAAAATTTAAAAGATTTATTAAGACCCAATCATGCAGATTATCCAGCTGGTATAAAGTTTAAAGGCTTTAATGATGTTAGAGGTGGAGGACATTTTTCAGGAAGAATAACTTTAGCTTTAACTTTTGCTGGTGCTATTGCAATGGATATTTTAGAAGAAAAGGGAATTAAAATATTTTCTCATATAAAAAAAATTTTAGATTTAAAAGATAAAAGTTTCTTAGATTTTAAAGAAATAGATTTAAAAAAATTTGAAAATTTAAAAGAAAGTTTTTTACCTTTCATAGAAAATGATTTAGAAGATAAAACAAAAGAATTATTAGAAAAAATAAAATTATCTGGAAATTCAGTTGGTGGAGAGATAGAATGTGCCTGTTTTAATCTACCTGTTGGATTAGGTAGTCCTTTCTTTGATAGTTTAGAAAGTAAAATTTCTCATTTAGCTTTTTCTGTTCCAGCTATAAAAGGAATTTCTTTTGGAATAGGCTTTGACTTTGCAAATATTTTAGGTTCAGAAGCTAATGATTTATATTATTTAGATAATAATGAAATAAAGACTAGAACTAATAATAATGGTGGAATTTTAGGAGGTCTTTCTACTGGAATGCCACTTGTATTCTCTGTCGTTATAAAACCTACTTCATCTATAAGTTTAAAACAAAAAACTGTAAATATAAAAGAGATGAAAGAAGATATTTTAAAAATAAATGGTAGACATGATGCTTGCATAGTCCCAAGAGTATTGCCAGTGATTGAAGCTGTTATGGCACTAGCAATACTTGATGAGATATTATAA
- the aroA gene encoding 3-phosphoshikimate 1-carboxyvinyltransferase has translation MNKKIIKADKLVGEVTPPPSKSILHRYIIASSLAKAISKIENISYSDDIIATIEAMKKLGAKIEEKDNYLLIDGSKTFDKEYLNSGSEIDCNESGSTLRFLFPLSIVKENKVLFKGKGKLFKRPLSPYFENFDKYQIKYSYISENEILLDGVLKSGEYEIDGNISSQFITGLLFSLPLLNGNSKIIIKGKLESSSYIDITLDCLNNFGIKIINNSYQEFIIEGNQIYKSGNYQVEADYSQVAFFLVANSIGSNIKINGLNANSLQGDKKIIDFISKIDNWNKKEKLILDGSETPDIIPILSLKSCISKKEIEIINIARLRIKESDRLSATVQELSKLGFDLIEKEDSILINSRKNFTHDNKEFVSLSSHSDHRIAMTIAIASTCYEGEIILDNLDCVKKSYPNFWEIFLLLGGKIYEYLG, from the coding sequence ATGAATAAAAAAATTATAAAAGCTGATAAATTAGTTGGTGAAGTTACTCCTCCACCATCAAAAAGTATATTACATAGATACATTATTGCCAGTTCTTTGGCAAAAGCTATATCTAAAATAGAAAATATTTCTTACTCTGATGATATAATAGCAACTATTGAAGCTATGAAAAAATTAGGTGCTAAAATAGAAGAAAAAGATAATTATCTTTTAATTGATGGGAGTAAAACTTTTGATAAAGAATATTTAAATAGTGGTAGTGAAATTGATTGCAATGAGTCTGGCTCAACACTTAGATTTTTATTTCCTTTATCAATAGTAAAAGAAAATAAGGTTTTATTTAAAGGTAAAGGTAAGTTATTTAAAAGACCTTTAAGTCCTTACTTTGAAAATTTTGATAAATATCAAATAAAATATTCATATATAAGTGAAAATGAAATTTTATTAGATGGTGTATTAAAAAGTGGAGAATATGAAATTGATGGAAATATAAGCTCACAATTTATAACAGGTTTACTATTTTCATTACCTTTATTAAATGGAAACTCTAAAATTATAATAAAGGGTAAGTTGGAATCATCAAGTTATATTGATATAACATTAGATTGTTTAAATAACTTTGGAATAAAGATTATTAATAATTCATATCAAGAATTTATAATAGAAGGTAATCAAATTTACAAGTCAGGAAATTATCAAGTTGAAGCTGATTATTCACAGGTGGCTTTCTTTTTAGTTGCAAACTCTATTGGCTCAAATATTAAAATAAATGGATTAAATGCTAATTCATTGCAAGGTGATAAAAAAATTATTGATTTCATTTCTAAAATTGATAATTGGAATAAGAAAGAAAAGCTAATATTAGATGGCTCAGAAACTCCTGATATAATACCAATTTTATCTTTAAAGTCCTGTATTTCAAAAAAAGAAATTGAAATTATAAATATAGCAAGGTTAAGAATAAAAGAAAGTGATAGATTGAGTGCAACTGTGCAAGAATTATCAAAGTTAGGCTTTGATTTAATAGAAAAAGAAGATAGTATTTTAATTAATTCAAGAAAGAATTTTACTCATGATAATAAAGAATTTGTATCTTTATCTTCACATTCAGATCATAGAATTGCTATGACAATAGCTATTGCTTCAACTTGTTATGAGGGAGAAATTATTTTAGATAATTTAGATTGTGTTAAAAAATCATATCCAAACTTTTGGGAAATTTTCTTATTACTAGGAGGAAAAATTTATGAATACTTGGGGTAA